Within the Salvia hispanica cultivar TCC Black 2014 chromosome 4, UniMelb_Shisp_WGS_1.0, whole genome shotgun sequence genome, the region TCTGTGTAAGGTTTTCCTGATCATGACTTCCAACACAAATTTAAGAATCTTGTCCATAGAAGTTGCTCTATTAAAATGATCGTTcttatgaatgaaaaaaaaatcaaatttatagtGATACTTCTAataactactcccttcgtctgcCAATAAATGTCCCAATTTTGATCGGtgcaagttttaaaaaattgtttaattttattaaaaaaagtgggaaaaaaattagtggaaggtgagttatacttttatatattccattagttttttaataaaatgtatgTTGAATGAGTCCGTAGAATGTGGAGTTtcacttataaaaaaaagataaaagtaaaataaaacatttattgacgGACAACGAAAAAGAGTACAAATTGACCGTCATAAAGTTTatagttattctaaaaaaGTTACTGCtttaatacaataaaaattacttatcatttataacTAGCTAAAAAACGAGATAgtactttataaaatattagtataaattttaggattttgatcaaaacaagaattgaTCTTAATACAAAATGCATAGCaaattctgattactttctcTATCCTGATAAATAGGcatgtcaaaatggatatcgggtattgaatacccgatatccaaacccgaaaaagtcggataattggatacccgaaatccgatttttcgggtatcggatcgggatcgggtagtgagaattttggattatcgggtatcgggttacccgatatccgatcgggtatacccgaattatccgatttatccaattttttttctaaaattaataaattactttttattataattaaatataatttaatttcttaactacaatttaattaatacttaatagTTAGTGTAtaagatatgtaatttaattttttaattatattttaatttcattgacttgtgatattttgaatttttgattatattattgttagatcttgattcttatgaattattaaattgtgaatttacaaaggatgaatgtttgaacttatgaattttgatggttATTGACTTATTGTGGATGGATAAAAGATGTAAATATgtataaatgaattttgtaattttcaaagtttgtagttattttcttttaaattcgaactattacaagaattttgtattcctataaatttgtagttattttctcttaaattcgagctactataaaaattttgtatttctaaaagtttgtagttatttttacttgaatactagtacttcaactttgtattgaacttgaattaaataatattaaataaattctaaaactTTGTagctaattttcaaaaaaaaaaaaaaaaaaaaatcaaaatcgcaattgggactggatacccgagtcgaGTATCCGAGTACCCGAAATCaaattcgggtcgggtatcgggttacccgatacccgataatcCAAAATAGCGTCAATCTACATTTGGACTAGATGAtcgtggtatattcattttatctAAACCGATTCCCAGTAAGTGggaaataatgaattaaaattggtCATAATTACGATTTATAAAGGATATATGAGATGAAATCAAAGGATTAATTAGAGTGTTAATATCCCACATTGATTGTTAAAGACTTATTaaacatgtactccctccgtctacgaataggagtcccgatttttcattttagtccgtccgcaaataggagtcccggttcacttttaccataaatggtaatagggtctcaccttccactaactcattcaactcacattcatttaaaactaatttatacaagtgagactcatattccactaactttttttcacccacgtttcttaacattttttaaaactcatgtcgtccacaaatgagactcccaatggcggacggaaggagtattaagTAAAGTTATTACATGTAATCATTGTAGTGAACCAAGATGGGCAGTAAAGCCCACACGCACGCCATTGCATGCCTCGCCGCGTGGTCATGTGCTTTGGTTCTTGACAACTGGTCTTTGGGCATGGTCGGTCATGTGCCTTGGTTCTTGacaattggtctttgggcgTGGTCGGACGGCTAGATACGAAgtcgttttattttttggacgACAAGTGAGaacttttaaaagttatgcatgttttagaaaatccaaatatttttggaatcaatataaaaatgaagatcgggtaaagaaaaataactaaaaaatctAGAAACCAAATTTTGATTGGCCAAAGAgtattctaaaataaatttttagtgTGTTCATCACAATTGCgtataatataaagaaatcTACAGAGTTAATGATTAATGATCAAGGTCTTTGTATAAAATGAGTTCTAGCGAAAATGATccaaaatattactaaaagCTGAAACCAATTACAATACGTAAAACATTTTTCTGCTCCATATATTGATAGTGATATGTCAtaactaatatattaaagtgaaaataattagataatCATGAACAAGTAAAAGCAGGTACAGTTCAtgctaaaattatttttatacataaataaaagatttaactaatatattgaaatgaaaataattataatcacGAAAGAGTAGATAATTATGAATCAGTAAAAGCTATACAGTTAGtgctaatattatttttatacataataTGTCACTCCCGATCAATGTTATACATGATGACTATATGCATGGTTCTAGGTTATAATTTTGAAAGCTAGTCATGACtcgtattttaaaattgattttgtttatttaactTCCCAACAATAGTACGTGATAAGTCGAGTTCGAGCCCTCTTGACATTAGTTGTAATTACCTCCTTTTAATAggagtttatttgtaatttcctcttttacgtaggagtttttttttttaaaaaaaatggttagaAGCTCATCAGTAAAACTAAGCTAATCATAACCGATATATTTCTATGACAATTTCTAAAATAGTCTTTCCATTCATTGATACTTTGCAATTTTCTGTGTTGGCTTGTCCCAAACTAATTACcctaattctatttttattaagaattaagatatttaattaatatattattattaattaaataaatatattaattaaatgtttcttcgttatatttaaaatactaatttaattacactagAAAGTCAATCAAAAGTttacaactaaaaaaaattcaattaatatatactccctccgtcccagataattcaggtcactttgaccgggcacaggttttaagaattgtaatgaaaagtgggttgaaaaagttagtggaatgtgagtcctactttcatatattagtttaataataaaatgtgagtagaaatgaattagtggaatataaggtccactaccaaaaatggtaaaaatgaagtgggacaaattatgtgggacgtactgaaatagaaaactgggacgaattatctgggacggagagagtatatattatgGGGGTTGTGATCTATTGAGAACTTTTagcctaattgagaattgagatccattttcagccactcatttttattaaatgagagGGTCTAGAATTTGccacatggaaaatatttttagttaattaattatgaaaggaaagaatggtaatttcatggtacattttattcaataaataatttttttaatttaaatttttttaatcttttttttgtcaactacacacataataatgtcaactatgtgtacaatgtatgtcaactacatatacaattcatgtcaactacacacatataatgtcaactatatatacaattcatgtcaactacatacatATTATGATACattccatgtcaactacatatacaattcatgtcaactatacacatataatttCAACTATGTATACAATCTATGTCAATTACATGTCAATAATAtaggtcgttgacatgaaaatatttgttgttgacattaattatttgtaaaatgttgttgttgagataatagttgacataaataatgtttgctgttgacatcgtagttgacataatgtctctaTAGTTGATATCGCGCGAAATTTGAGAATGAGTGCTGAAAATACTCTTAGTTTTCAATTAGGCttaaaaatctcaacctaacacgACTCTATATTATGAAGTGTATACTGGGGACAAAAGTAAATAGCCAGCCAGCAATTACAAACTTCCTCTAATGTAAGCATAAACTTTGTGGCGCCAGGCAGCTAAAAACCTAACTGTCTTAATTAAGCATAAAAGCAATTACAATAAATTATCGGCTCATAAATCACTATAAATGTACACAAATTCAGTAAAAGGTTAGATAAGAAttctaaatttagaaaaataaatgtgacaaacataaatatactctttatcaatttatatttgtcCCAACTGCCCGTGTTTCTGTACAACCAAGCTCAAAGTAATGTCAAGTAAAAGTTGCTTGAACTCAGCGAGTCAACACGAACACAACAAGAGCACGACTAATACACAGCAAGGGCCAAGGGATGATAGGAGGATTATTGTTAATACCATTTCATGGAATGGGtaaatttgtttcatttagAGAATGAAACATAACATTTTACATCacaagtttttcaaaaatacaCTTCCATTTTACAGTAACAAGAAACATTAGGAGGGCTATGTATCCTACTTCCTGCTGAACAGAGTCCTGAGTTTACCTCGCTCTAGACGTTCTAGAAGCTTCTTCGCGCCCGGCACATCCATCTCCGACAGCTTCTTGAGGTACCCGATCGCCCCATACGAGGCCATCAGCTTCTTGCACTTCTTACTCGATGAGAGTAGGGTAAGGCACGAGACCGCGTATTTCTTGGCCGTGTTGTGAGGGCTGGGATCGAGCAACGCCACCAAGTTCGGCACGCTCTTGTCGTCTCTCTTGACTAGACGGCAGTTGTCGGAAACAGTCATCAAGCTAGAAACCGCCTGCGCTGCAACCTCCCTCGCGTTGTTGGCCTTGGCCTCCATCATTTTCACGAGCAACGGGATGCACCCGGCCTCACCCACCGAGCTTTTCATTGCTGCTGAAGTGCAGATTCGACAGATTGCTGCTGCCGCTGCCTGCTGAGCCCCAATGGATCCGGCCTCGAGCACGTGGAGCAGCCGGGGCAGAAGCCCTAGCGAGATCAATACCTCCATCGGCACTAAACCAACCAAGTTTCTCAGTGCACCAACTGCGGATTCTTGAGGCAATGGACCGTCCAGATAGGCGAGCAGGCTTCGTATCCCGCCTTCTGAGATAACCGATCTTTTCAAATCATCGTTGCTCGAAGTGAGATTCTGCAGGCATTCAGCTGCATACTCCTTTGATCCCAAAAGGATCCCACAGTCAAGAAGATTGATCATCACCTTCACAATCCCTTCCTCCGCGAGCGCTTGCCTCGTCTCTGGCACAGCGGATACATTCTTGAGCGTGCAGGCTGCAGCAGACTGTGAAACGCAGTCGCCACTACGACATATGTCAATCAACGGCCTCACCCCGCCATGGCCAACGATGGAGCGAGCCGTCTCAGACGACATTGACAGCCTCTGCAGGGCAATGGTGGCCTTCTCCTTCCCCACACTGCTCCCGGACTCCATCAGCCTTATCAGAGGTGGGAGGACGCCTTCTGAGACGAGCCAGCTCTCACAGGTATCCGACTCTGCCAGCGAGCAGATGACAGTGACCGTCTTCTCCCTGATCCGAGGTGAAGTGGCGGTCAGCAAATGGATCAATGCTCCAATATTGCTTCTTCCAATCACGGCCAACACACTCTTCTCGTCGTCCTTCATCACCTCCACGAGGCTGTCGAGCGCCTTGTGCTTCGCCTCCAAATGGCCAATCTGGAGGCGGGCGAGCAGCTCCTTCAAGTTGCCATGAACTGCAGCCTCCGGCTCAGCACAACTACTTGTTGCAGCAGACTGGAATGACACCTCCCCTAGCACCCCAGTCTTGATCAACAGCCCACAATCGCGCAGATTCAAGTCCAGTCTCCCAGAAACCGCATCAAGATCACTCTGCATCCGAAGCTTTCCTTCATATTTCTCCCTCACACACAAATCTGCCAACTGAATCACATCTTTCAGCGTCTTCGACACGGCCTGCAGCTGCTCCTTGCACAGAGCATTCTTTGAAAAGCAAGGATGGCTGGATAGATCAGAAAGGCGTGATGGCACTTGCTCCAGTTTCGAAATGATCACCTTCCACCTCCCCGGGAACCCCTTCACCTCCCTCGCCTTCCCCAATGCCCTCGGGACGAGCCCTTGAGCACACGAGAGCCATTCTTCAGTCGACAAACCGTCAACCACAGAGCTTTCTCCACCACCATCAACCATGATTGCTAGTCAAGCTATCACCAAGCACTGAAACACAGTAAAAACATTCAAGAAAACATCGATATTCGAAGAATCACAGATGATTGGATGCAAATTGTGAACCAGATCTTTCTAGGGTAGCTCCTCAAATGAGcaataatgtttaaaaaatgagagaTGTGGACAAGTTGCAACTTGCAATCATATAAGATTATATTATACATcacttcaaattaaaaaacacaGCAATAAATTCATGGGAAGAAGTGGGACTAAATTAGGGGATACAAGAATCTTGCATGATCACAAAATCCTCATTTACTGAAAATGAGAGGCGACAGATAGTAACAAAGTACCTACTGAAGCCCACACAAGAGACCCCTCACAGAAAGAGATGCTTTTGTTAAGGTTGGGATCATTATTTCACACGAAGacataatgatttttttactactaataCCTTAAATAAGAGGTAAGTATACAATGAAACCAATGAAAGAGAAACTCTACCAACAGCCATCCAATAAAAGTAGATGATCTATATGACCAATATGCCCTCAGCACTTGATGTTTTGGTTAAAGAAATTGCAACAAGACAAACATAAAAGGGGGAGAATTATCAGAAAGAATGTAGCTTTACTTTTCAACTAGTAAACctaagtatatttttcaagagattAGGATTAGCTTAGAGGGCATACAATTGTGAGGCTAAAATTATGTGGGGAGGCCCACAAGGCAGGCCCACAAGGCCACAAACATAACTTCCAAGAAATGGGAAAATTTCGATCTCCACAGTTGTATTCGATAGGGGAAAAAGACTACTTGGCTTTGAAGAGACGATATGTGTCTCCATCT harbors:
- the LOC125222924 gene encoding U-box domain-containing protein 4-like; this encodes MVDGGGESSVVDGLSTEEWLSCAQGLVPRALGKAREVKGFPGRWKVIISKLEQVPSRLSDLSSHPCFSKNALCKEQLQAVSKTLKDVIQLADLCVREKYEGKLRMQSDLDAVSGRLDLNLRDCGLLIKTGVLGEVSFQSAATSSCAEPEAAVHGNLKELLARLQIGHLEAKHKALDSLVEVMKDDEKSVLAVIGRSNIGALIHLLTATSPRIREKTVTVICSLAESDTCESWLVSEGVLPPLIRLMESGSSVGKEKATIALQRLSMSSETARSIVGHGGVRPLIDICRSGDCVSQSAAACTLKNVSAVPETRQALAEEGIVKVMINLLDCGILLGSKEYAAECLQNLTSSNDDLKRSVISEGGIRSLLAYLDGPLPQESAVGALRNLVGLVPMEVLISLGLLPRLLHVLEAGSIGAQQAAAAAICRICTSAAMKSSVGEAGCIPLLVKMMEAKANNAREVAAQAVSSLMTVSDNCRLVKRDDKSVPNLVALLDPSPHNTAKKYAVSCLTLLSSSKKCKKLMASYGAIGYLKKLSEMDVPGAKKLLERLERGKLRTLFSRK